One part of the Prionailurus bengalensis isolate Pbe53 chromosome B2, Fcat_Pben_1.1_paternal_pri, whole genome shotgun sequence genome encodes these proteins:
- the FOXP4 gene encoding forkhead box protein P4 isoform X6 gives MMVESASETIRSAPSGQNGVGSISGQADGGGGSGAGASGTGGGGAGRDTAAGADSNGEMSPAELLHFQQQQALQVARQFLLQQASGLSSPGSNDSKQSAVQVPVSVAMMSPQMLTPQQMQQILSPPQLQALLQQQQALMLQQLQEYYKKQQEQLHLQLLTQQQAGKQQPKEALGNKQLAFQQQLLQMQQLQQQHLLNLQRQGLVSLQPSQASGPLQTLPQAAVCPTDLPQLWKGEGAPGQPAEDSVKQEGLDLTGSATTATSFAAPPKVSPPLSHHTLPNGQPTVLTPRRDSSSHEETPGSHPLYGHGECKWPGCETLCEDLGQFIKHLNTEHALDDRSTAQCRVQMQVVQQLEIQLAKESERLQAMMAHLHMRPSEPKPFSQPLNPVPGSSSFSKVTVSAADSFPDGLVHPPTSAAAPVTPLRPPGLSSASLHSGGPARRRSSDKFCSPISSELAQNHEFYKNADVRPPFTYASLIRQAILETPDRQLTLNEIYNWFTRMFAYFRRNTATWKMASIPEVTLPGGGGSDKNAVRHNLSLHKCFVRVENVKGAVWTVDEREYQKRRPPKMTGSPTLVKNMISGLSYGALNASYQAALAESSFPLLNSPGMLNPGSASSLLPLSHDDVGTSVEPLPSNGSSSPPRLSPPQYSHQVQVKEEPAEAEEDRRPGPALGPPNPSTAGPPEDRDLEEELPGEELS, from the exons ATGATGGTGGAATCCGCCTCGGAGACAATCAGGTCGGCTCCGTCTGGTCAGAACGGCGTGGGCAGCATCTCCGGGCAGGCGgatggcggcggcggcagcggggcCGGGGCTTCAGGCACCGGCGGAGGCGGCGCGGGCAGGGACACGGCTGCGGGCGCCGACAGCAACGGCGAGATGAGCCCCGCGGAGCTGCTGCACTTCCAGCAGCAACAG GCTCTCCAGGTGGCCAGGCAGTTCCTGCTGCAGCAGGCCTCGGGCCTGAGCTCCCCGGGCAGCAATGACAGCAAGCAGTCTGCGGTGCAG GTGCCCGTGTCGGTGGCCATGATGTCGCCGCAGATGCTTACCCCCCAACAGATGCAGCAGATCCTGTCACCCCCACAGCTGCAGGCCTTGCTCCAGCAGCAACAAGCGCTCATGCTCCAGCAG CTGCAGGAATATTACAAGAAGCAGCAAGAGCAGCTCCACTTACAGCTCCTCACCCAACAGCAGGCTGGGAAGCAGCAACCCAAAGAG GCACTGGGGAACAAGCAGCTGGCCTTCCAGCAGCAGCTCCTGCAAATGCAACAGTTGCAGCAGCAGCACTTGCTCAACCTGCAGAGACAGGGGCTGGTCAGCCTGCAGCCCAGCCAAGCCTCAGGGCCCCTCCAGACCCTCCCGCAAG CAGCCGTGTGCCCGACGGACTTGCCCCAGCTGTGGAAGGGCGAGGGTGCCCCCGGGCAGCCCGCCGAGGACAGCGTCAAGCAGGAGGGGCTGGACCTCACTGGCTCAGCCACCACCGCTACCTCGTTTGCCGCCCCCCCCAAAGTTTCACCCCCCCTCTCCCACCACACCCTGCCCAACGGACAGCCCACTGTGCTCACACCTCGGAGAGACAG CTCCTCCCATGAGGAGACACCAGGCTCCCACCCCCTCTACGGACACGGAGAGTGTAAGTGGCCAGGCTGCGAGACCCTGTGTGAAGACCTCGGCCAGTTTATCAA acaCCTCAACACAGAGCACGCCCTGGATGACCGGAGCACAGCCCAGTGCCGGGTGCAGATGCAGGTGGTACAACAGCTGGAGATCCAG CTCGCCAAGGAGAGTGAGAGGCTGCAGGCCATGATGGCGCACCTGCACATGCGGCCCTCCGAGCCCAAGCCCTTCAGCCAGCCG CTGAACCCGGTCCCTGGCTCCTCCTCATTCTCCAAGGTGACCGTGTCTGCAGCAGACTCCTTCCCAGATGGTCTCGTGCACCCCCCCACCTCGGCCGCTGCCCCTGTCACCCCCCTACGGCCCCCCGGCCTCAGCTCTGCCTCCCTGCACAGCGGGGGCCCCGCCCGGCGGAGGAGCAGCGACAAGTTCTGCTCCCCCATCTCCTCAG AGCTGGCCCAGAATCACGAGTTCTACAAGAACGCCGACGTCAGGCCCCCCTTCACCTACGCCTCCCTCATCCGCCAG GCCATTCTGGAAACCCCCGACAGGCAGCTGACCCTGAATGAGATCTATAACTGGTTCACCAGGATGTTCGCCTATTTCCGGAGAAACACTGCCACCTGGAAG ATGGCCTCAATTCCTGAAGTTACCCTgccaggaggaggtgggagcGACAAG AATGCTGTGCGGCACAACCTCAGCCTGCACAAGTGCTTCGTGCGCGTGGAGAACGTCAAGGGCGCCGTGTGGACCGTGGATGAGCGCGAGTATCAGAAACGGAGGCCGCCAAAGATGACGGG GAGCCCCACCCTGGTGAAGAACATGATCTCGGGCCTCAGTTACGGAGCACTTAACGCCAGCTACCAG GCCGCCCTGGCCGAGAGCAGCTTCCCCCTCCTCAACAGCCCTGGCATGCTGAACCCGGGCTCCGCCAGCAGCCTCCTTCCACTCAGCCACGACGACGTGGGCACCTCCGTGGAGCCGCTGCCCAGCAATGGTAGCAGCAGCCCCCCtcgcctctccccaccccagtaCAG CCACCAGGTGCAGGTGAAAGAGGAGCCGGCCGAGGCAGAGGAAGACCGGCGGCCAGGCCCCGCCCTgggcccccccaaccccagcaccGCGGGGCCTCCAGAAGACAGGGACCTGGAGGAGGAGCTGCCAGGAGAGGAACTGTCCTAA
- the FOXP4 gene encoding forkhead box protein P4 isoform X9, translating into MMVESASETIRSAPSGQNGVGSISGQADGGGGSGAGASGTGGGGAGRDTAAGADSNGEMSPAELLHFQQQQALQVARQFLLQQASGLSSPGSNDSKQSAVQVPVSVAMMSPQMLTPQQMQQILSPPQLQALLQQQQALMLQQEYYKKQQEQLHLQLLTQQQAGKQQPKEALGNKQLAFQQQLLQMQQLQQQHLLNLQRQGLVSLQPSQASGPLQTLPQAAVCPTDLPQLWKGEGAPGQPAEDSVKQEGLDLTGSATTATSFAAPPKVSPPLSHHTLPNGQPTVLTPRRDSSSHEETPGSHPLYGHGECKWPGCETLCEDLGQFIKHLNTEHALDDRSTAQCRVQMQVVQQLEIQLAKESERLQAMMAHLHMRPSEPKPFSQPLNPVPGSSSFSKVTVSAADSFPDGLVHPPTSAAAPVTPLRPPGLSSASLHSGGPARRRSSDKFCSPISSELAQNHEFYKNADVRPPFTYASLIRQAILETPDRQLTLNEIYNWFTRMFAYFRRNTATWKNAVRHNLSLHKCFVRVENVKGAVWTVDEREYQKRRPPKMTGSPTLVKNMISGLSYGALNASYQAALAESSFPLLNSPGMLNPGSASSLLPLSHDDVGTSVEPLPSNGSSSPPRLSPPQYSHQVQVKEEPAEAEEDRRPGPALGPPNPSTAGPPEDRDLEEELPGEELS; encoded by the exons ATGATGGTGGAATCCGCCTCGGAGACAATCAGGTCGGCTCCGTCTGGTCAGAACGGCGTGGGCAGCATCTCCGGGCAGGCGgatggcggcggcggcagcggggcCGGGGCTTCAGGCACCGGCGGAGGCGGCGCGGGCAGGGACACGGCTGCGGGCGCCGACAGCAACGGCGAGATGAGCCCCGCGGAGCTGCTGCACTTCCAGCAGCAACAG GCTCTCCAGGTGGCCAGGCAGTTCCTGCTGCAGCAGGCCTCGGGCCTGAGCTCCCCGGGCAGCAATGACAGCAAGCAGTCTGCGGTGCAG GTGCCCGTGTCGGTGGCCATGATGTCGCCGCAGATGCTTACCCCCCAACAGATGCAGCAGATCCTGTCACCCCCACAGCTGCAGGCCTTGCTCCAGCAGCAACAAGCGCTCATGCTCCAGCAG GAATATTACAAGAAGCAGCAAGAGCAGCTCCACTTACAGCTCCTCACCCAACAGCAGGCTGGGAAGCAGCAACCCAAAGAG GCACTGGGGAACAAGCAGCTGGCCTTCCAGCAGCAGCTCCTGCAAATGCAACAGTTGCAGCAGCAGCACTTGCTCAACCTGCAGAGACAGGGGCTGGTCAGCCTGCAGCCCAGCCAAGCCTCAGGGCCCCTCCAGACCCTCCCGCAAG CAGCCGTGTGCCCGACGGACTTGCCCCAGCTGTGGAAGGGCGAGGGTGCCCCCGGGCAGCCCGCCGAGGACAGCGTCAAGCAGGAGGGGCTGGACCTCACTGGCTCAGCCACCACCGCTACCTCGTTTGCCGCCCCCCCCAAAGTTTCACCCCCCCTCTCCCACCACACCCTGCCCAACGGACAGCCCACTGTGCTCACACCTCGGAGAGACAG CTCCTCCCATGAGGAGACACCAGGCTCCCACCCCCTCTACGGACACGGAGAGTGTAAGTGGCCAGGCTGCGAGACCCTGTGTGAAGACCTCGGCCAGTTTATCAA acaCCTCAACACAGAGCACGCCCTGGATGACCGGAGCACAGCCCAGTGCCGGGTGCAGATGCAGGTGGTACAACAGCTGGAGATCCAG CTCGCCAAGGAGAGTGAGAGGCTGCAGGCCATGATGGCGCACCTGCACATGCGGCCCTCCGAGCCCAAGCCCTTCAGCCAGCCG CTGAACCCGGTCCCTGGCTCCTCCTCATTCTCCAAGGTGACCGTGTCTGCAGCAGACTCCTTCCCAGATGGTCTCGTGCACCCCCCCACCTCGGCCGCTGCCCCTGTCACCCCCCTACGGCCCCCCGGCCTCAGCTCTGCCTCCCTGCACAGCGGGGGCCCCGCCCGGCGGAGGAGCAGCGACAAGTTCTGCTCCCCCATCTCCTCAG AGCTGGCCCAGAATCACGAGTTCTACAAGAACGCCGACGTCAGGCCCCCCTTCACCTACGCCTCCCTCATCCGCCAG GCCATTCTGGAAACCCCCGACAGGCAGCTGACCCTGAATGAGATCTATAACTGGTTCACCAGGATGTTCGCCTATTTCCGGAGAAACACTGCCACCTGGAAG AATGCTGTGCGGCACAACCTCAGCCTGCACAAGTGCTTCGTGCGCGTGGAGAACGTCAAGGGCGCCGTGTGGACCGTGGATGAGCGCGAGTATCAGAAACGGAGGCCGCCAAAGATGACGGG GAGCCCCACCCTGGTGAAGAACATGATCTCGGGCCTCAGTTACGGAGCACTTAACGCCAGCTACCAG GCCGCCCTGGCCGAGAGCAGCTTCCCCCTCCTCAACAGCCCTGGCATGCTGAACCCGGGCTCCGCCAGCAGCCTCCTTCCACTCAGCCACGACGACGTGGGCACCTCCGTGGAGCCGCTGCCCAGCAATGGTAGCAGCAGCCCCCCtcgcctctccccaccccagtaCAG CCACCAGGTGCAGGTGAAAGAGGAGCCGGCCGAGGCAGAGGAAGACCGGCGGCCAGGCCCCGCCCTgggcccccccaaccccagcaccGCGGGGCCTCCAGAAGACAGGGACCTGGAGGAGGAGCTGCCAGGAGAGGAACTGTCCTAA
- the FOXP4 gene encoding forkhead box protein P4 isoform X1, with protein sequence MMVESASETIRSAPSGQNGVGSISGQADGGGGSGAGASGTGGGGAGRDTAAGADSNGEMSPAELLHFQQQQALQVARQFLLQQASGLSSPGSNDSKQSAVQVPVSVAMMSPQMLTPQQMQQILSPPQLQALLQQQQALMLQQLQEYYKKQQEQLHLQLLTQQQAGKQQPKEALGNKQLAFQQQLLQMQQLQQQHLLNLQRQGLVSLQPSQASGPLQTLPQAAVCPTDLPQLWKGEGAPGQPAEDSVKQEGLDLTGSATTATSFAAPPKVSPPLSHHTLPNGQPTVLTPRRDSSSHEETPGSHPLYGHGECKWPGCETLCEDLGQFIKHLNTEHALDDRSTAQCRVQMQVVQQLEIQLAKESERLQAMMAHLHMRPSEPKPFSQPLNPVPGSSSFSKVTVSAADSFPDGLVHPPTSAAAPVTPLRPPGLSSASLHSGGPARRRSSDKFCSPISSELAQNHEFYKNADVRPPFTYASLIRQAILETPDRQLTLNEIYNWFTRMFAYFRRNTATWKMASIPEVTLPGGGGSDKNAVRHNLSLHKCFVRVENVKGAVWTVDEREYQKRRPPKMTGRPGFRCTSASHWLGELGSPTLVKNMISGLSYGALNASYQAALAESSFPLLNSPGMLNPGSASSLLPLSHDDVGTSVEPLPSNGSSSPPRLSPPQYSHQVQVKEEPAEAEEDRRPGPALGPPNPSTAGPPEDRDLEEELPGEELS encoded by the exons ATGATGGTGGAATCCGCCTCGGAGACAATCAGGTCGGCTCCGTCTGGTCAGAACGGCGTGGGCAGCATCTCCGGGCAGGCGgatggcggcggcggcagcggggcCGGGGCTTCAGGCACCGGCGGAGGCGGCGCGGGCAGGGACACGGCTGCGGGCGCCGACAGCAACGGCGAGATGAGCCCCGCGGAGCTGCTGCACTTCCAGCAGCAACAG GCTCTCCAGGTGGCCAGGCAGTTCCTGCTGCAGCAGGCCTCGGGCCTGAGCTCCCCGGGCAGCAATGACAGCAAGCAGTCTGCGGTGCAG GTGCCCGTGTCGGTGGCCATGATGTCGCCGCAGATGCTTACCCCCCAACAGATGCAGCAGATCCTGTCACCCCCACAGCTGCAGGCCTTGCTCCAGCAGCAACAAGCGCTCATGCTCCAGCAG CTGCAGGAATATTACAAGAAGCAGCAAGAGCAGCTCCACTTACAGCTCCTCACCCAACAGCAGGCTGGGAAGCAGCAACCCAAAGAG GCACTGGGGAACAAGCAGCTGGCCTTCCAGCAGCAGCTCCTGCAAATGCAACAGTTGCAGCAGCAGCACTTGCTCAACCTGCAGAGACAGGGGCTGGTCAGCCTGCAGCCCAGCCAAGCCTCAGGGCCCCTCCAGACCCTCCCGCAAG CAGCCGTGTGCCCGACGGACTTGCCCCAGCTGTGGAAGGGCGAGGGTGCCCCCGGGCAGCCCGCCGAGGACAGCGTCAAGCAGGAGGGGCTGGACCTCACTGGCTCAGCCACCACCGCTACCTCGTTTGCCGCCCCCCCCAAAGTTTCACCCCCCCTCTCCCACCACACCCTGCCCAACGGACAGCCCACTGTGCTCACACCTCGGAGAGACAG CTCCTCCCATGAGGAGACACCAGGCTCCCACCCCCTCTACGGACACGGAGAGTGTAAGTGGCCAGGCTGCGAGACCCTGTGTGAAGACCTCGGCCAGTTTATCAA acaCCTCAACACAGAGCACGCCCTGGATGACCGGAGCACAGCCCAGTGCCGGGTGCAGATGCAGGTGGTACAACAGCTGGAGATCCAG CTCGCCAAGGAGAGTGAGAGGCTGCAGGCCATGATGGCGCACCTGCACATGCGGCCCTCCGAGCCCAAGCCCTTCAGCCAGCCG CTGAACCCGGTCCCTGGCTCCTCCTCATTCTCCAAGGTGACCGTGTCTGCAGCAGACTCCTTCCCAGATGGTCTCGTGCACCCCCCCACCTCGGCCGCTGCCCCTGTCACCCCCCTACGGCCCCCCGGCCTCAGCTCTGCCTCCCTGCACAGCGGGGGCCCCGCCCGGCGGAGGAGCAGCGACAAGTTCTGCTCCCCCATCTCCTCAG AGCTGGCCCAGAATCACGAGTTCTACAAGAACGCCGACGTCAGGCCCCCCTTCACCTACGCCTCCCTCATCCGCCAG GCCATTCTGGAAACCCCCGACAGGCAGCTGACCCTGAATGAGATCTATAACTGGTTCACCAGGATGTTCGCCTATTTCCGGAGAAACACTGCCACCTGGAAG ATGGCCTCAATTCCTGAAGTTACCCTgccaggaggaggtgggagcGACAAG AATGCTGTGCGGCACAACCTCAGCCTGCACAAGTGCTTCGTGCGCGTGGAGAACGTCAAGGGCGCCGTGTGGACCGTGGATGAGCGCGAGTATCAGAAACGGAGGCCGCCAAAGATGACGGG AAGACCTGGATTCAGATGCACCTCTGCGTCTCACTGGCTGGGTGAGCTTGG GAGCCCCACCCTGGTGAAGAACATGATCTCGGGCCTCAGTTACGGAGCACTTAACGCCAGCTACCAG GCCGCCCTGGCCGAGAGCAGCTTCCCCCTCCTCAACAGCCCTGGCATGCTGAACCCGGGCTCCGCCAGCAGCCTCCTTCCACTCAGCCACGACGACGTGGGCACCTCCGTGGAGCCGCTGCCCAGCAATGGTAGCAGCAGCCCCCCtcgcctctccccaccccagtaCAG CCACCAGGTGCAGGTGAAAGAGGAGCCGGCCGAGGCAGAGGAAGACCGGCGGCCAGGCCCCGCCCTgggcccccccaaccccagcaccGCGGGGCCTCCAGAAGACAGGGACCTGGAGGAGGAGCTGCCAGGAGAGGAACTGTCCTAA
- the FOXP4 gene encoding forkhead box protein P4 isoform X2 — protein MMVESASETIRSAPSGQNGVGSISGQADGGGGSGAGASGTGGGGAGRDTAAGADSNGEMSPAELLHFQQQQALQVARQFLLQQASGLSSPGSNDSKQSAVQVPVSVAMMSPQMLTPQQMQQILSPPQLQALLQQQQALMLQQLQEYYKKQQEQLHLQLLTQQQAGKQQPKEALGNKQLAFQQQLLQMQQLQQQHLLNLQRQGLVSLQPSQASGPLQTLPQAAVCPTDLPQLWKGEGAPGQPAEDSVKQEGLDLTGSATTATSFAAPPKVSPPLSHHTLPNGQPTVLTPRRDSSSHEETPGSHPLYGHGECKWPGCETLCEDLGQFIKHLNTEHALDDRSTAQCRVQMQVVQQLEIQLAKESERLQAMMAHLHMRPSEPKPFSQPLNPVPGSSSFSKVTVSAADSFPDGLVHPPTSAAAPVTPLRPPGLSSASLHSGGPARRRSSDKFCSPISSELAQNHEFYKNADVRPPFTYASLIRQAILETPDRQLTLNEIYNWFTRMFAYFRRNTATWKMASIPEVTLPGGGGSDKNAVRHNLSLHKCFVRVENVKGAVWTVDEREYQKRRPPKMTGPGFRCTSASHWLGELGSPTLVKNMISGLSYGALNASYQAALAESSFPLLNSPGMLNPGSASSLLPLSHDDVGTSVEPLPSNGSSSPPRLSPPQYSHQVQVKEEPAEAEEDRRPGPALGPPNPSTAGPPEDRDLEEELPGEELS, from the exons ATGATGGTGGAATCCGCCTCGGAGACAATCAGGTCGGCTCCGTCTGGTCAGAACGGCGTGGGCAGCATCTCCGGGCAGGCGgatggcggcggcggcagcggggcCGGGGCTTCAGGCACCGGCGGAGGCGGCGCGGGCAGGGACACGGCTGCGGGCGCCGACAGCAACGGCGAGATGAGCCCCGCGGAGCTGCTGCACTTCCAGCAGCAACAG GCTCTCCAGGTGGCCAGGCAGTTCCTGCTGCAGCAGGCCTCGGGCCTGAGCTCCCCGGGCAGCAATGACAGCAAGCAGTCTGCGGTGCAG GTGCCCGTGTCGGTGGCCATGATGTCGCCGCAGATGCTTACCCCCCAACAGATGCAGCAGATCCTGTCACCCCCACAGCTGCAGGCCTTGCTCCAGCAGCAACAAGCGCTCATGCTCCAGCAG CTGCAGGAATATTACAAGAAGCAGCAAGAGCAGCTCCACTTACAGCTCCTCACCCAACAGCAGGCTGGGAAGCAGCAACCCAAAGAG GCACTGGGGAACAAGCAGCTGGCCTTCCAGCAGCAGCTCCTGCAAATGCAACAGTTGCAGCAGCAGCACTTGCTCAACCTGCAGAGACAGGGGCTGGTCAGCCTGCAGCCCAGCCAAGCCTCAGGGCCCCTCCAGACCCTCCCGCAAG CAGCCGTGTGCCCGACGGACTTGCCCCAGCTGTGGAAGGGCGAGGGTGCCCCCGGGCAGCCCGCCGAGGACAGCGTCAAGCAGGAGGGGCTGGACCTCACTGGCTCAGCCACCACCGCTACCTCGTTTGCCGCCCCCCCCAAAGTTTCACCCCCCCTCTCCCACCACACCCTGCCCAACGGACAGCCCACTGTGCTCACACCTCGGAGAGACAG CTCCTCCCATGAGGAGACACCAGGCTCCCACCCCCTCTACGGACACGGAGAGTGTAAGTGGCCAGGCTGCGAGACCCTGTGTGAAGACCTCGGCCAGTTTATCAA acaCCTCAACACAGAGCACGCCCTGGATGACCGGAGCACAGCCCAGTGCCGGGTGCAGATGCAGGTGGTACAACAGCTGGAGATCCAG CTCGCCAAGGAGAGTGAGAGGCTGCAGGCCATGATGGCGCACCTGCACATGCGGCCCTCCGAGCCCAAGCCCTTCAGCCAGCCG CTGAACCCGGTCCCTGGCTCCTCCTCATTCTCCAAGGTGACCGTGTCTGCAGCAGACTCCTTCCCAGATGGTCTCGTGCACCCCCCCACCTCGGCCGCTGCCCCTGTCACCCCCCTACGGCCCCCCGGCCTCAGCTCTGCCTCCCTGCACAGCGGGGGCCCCGCCCGGCGGAGGAGCAGCGACAAGTTCTGCTCCCCCATCTCCTCAG AGCTGGCCCAGAATCACGAGTTCTACAAGAACGCCGACGTCAGGCCCCCCTTCACCTACGCCTCCCTCATCCGCCAG GCCATTCTGGAAACCCCCGACAGGCAGCTGACCCTGAATGAGATCTATAACTGGTTCACCAGGATGTTCGCCTATTTCCGGAGAAACACTGCCACCTGGAAG ATGGCCTCAATTCCTGAAGTTACCCTgccaggaggaggtgggagcGACAAG AATGCTGTGCGGCACAACCTCAGCCTGCACAAGTGCTTCGTGCGCGTGGAGAACGTCAAGGGCGCCGTGTGGACCGTGGATGAGCGCGAGTATCAGAAACGGAGGCCGCCAAAGATGACGGG ACCTGGATTCAGATGCACCTCTGCGTCTCACTGGCTGGGTGAGCTTGG GAGCCCCACCCTGGTGAAGAACATGATCTCGGGCCTCAGTTACGGAGCACTTAACGCCAGCTACCAG GCCGCCCTGGCCGAGAGCAGCTTCCCCCTCCTCAACAGCCCTGGCATGCTGAACCCGGGCTCCGCCAGCAGCCTCCTTCCACTCAGCCACGACGACGTGGGCACCTCCGTGGAGCCGCTGCCCAGCAATGGTAGCAGCAGCCCCCCtcgcctctccccaccccagtaCAG CCACCAGGTGCAGGTGAAAGAGGAGCCGGCCGAGGCAGAGGAAGACCGGCGGCCAGGCCCCGCCCTgggcccccccaaccccagcaccGCGGGGCCTCCAGAAGACAGGGACCTGGAGGAGGAGCTGCCAGGAGAGGAACTGTCCTAA
- the FOXP4 gene encoding forkhead box protein P4 isoform X7 has product MMVESASETIRSAPSGQNGVGSISGQADGGGGSGAGASGTGGGGAGRDTAAGADSNGEMSPAELLHFQQQQALQVARQFLLQQASGLSSPGSNDSKQSAVQVPVSVAMMSPQMLTPQQMQQILSPPQLQALLQQQQALMLQQLQEYYKKQQEQLHLQLLTQQQAGKQQPKEALGNKQLAFQQQLLQMQQLQQQHLLNLQRQGLVSLQPSQASGPLQTLPQAAVCPTDLPQLWKGEGAPGQPAEDSVKQEGLDLTGSATTATSFAAPPKVSPPLSHHTLPNGQPTVLTPRRDSSSHEETPGSHPLYGHGECKWPGCETLCEDLGQFIKHLNTEHALDDRSTAQCRVQMQVVQQLEIQLAKESERLQAMMAHLHMRPSEPKPFSQPLNPVPGSSSFSKVTVSAADSFPDGLVHPPTSAAAPVTPLRPPGLSSASLHSGGPARRRSSDKFCSPISSELAQNHEFYKNADVRPPFTYASLIRQAILETPDRQLTLNEIYNWFTRMFAYFRRNTATWKNAVRHNLSLHKCFVRVENVKGAVWTVDEREYQKRRPPKMTGRPGFRCTSASHWLGELGSPTLVKNMISGLSYGALNASYQAALAESSFPLLNSPGMLNPGSASSLLPLSHDDVGTSVEPLPSNGSSSPPRLSPPQYSHQVQVKEEPAEAEEDRRPGPALGPPNPSTAGPPEDRDLEEELPGEELS; this is encoded by the exons ATGATGGTGGAATCCGCCTCGGAGACAATCAGGTCGGCTCCGTCTGGTCAGAACGGCGTGGGCAGCATCTCCGGGCAGGCGgatggcggcggcggcagcggggcCGGGGCTTCAGGCACCGGCGGAGGCGGCGCGGGCAGGGACACGGCTGCGGGCGCCGACAGCAACGGCGAGATGAGCCCCGCGGAGCTGCTGCACTTCCAGCAGCAACAG GCTCTCCAGGTGGCCAGGCAGTTCCTGCTGCAGCAGGCCTCGGGCCTGAGCTCCCCGGGCAGCAATGACAGCAAGCAGTCTGCGGTGCAG GTGCCCGTGTCGGTGGCCATGATGTCGCCGCAGATGCTTACCCCCCAACAGATGCAGCAGATCCTGTCACCCCCACAGCTGCAGGCCTTGCTCCAGCAGCAACAAGCGCTCATGCTCCAGCAG CTGCAGGAATATTACAAGAAGCAGCAAGAGCAGCTCCACTTACAGCTCCTCACCCAACAGCAGGCTGGGAAGCAGCAACCCAAAGAG GCACTGGGGAACAAGCAGCTGGCCTTCCAGCAGCAGCTCCTGCAAATGCAACAGTTGCAGCAGCAGCACTTGCTCAACCTGCAGAGACAGGGGCTGGTCAGCCTGCAGCCCAGCCAAGCCTCAGGGCCCCTCCAGACCCTCCCGCAAG CAGCCGTGTGCCCGACGGACTTGCCCCAGCTGTGGAAGGGCGAGGGTGCCCCCGGGCAGCCCGCCGAGGACAGCGTCAAGCAGGAGGGGCTGGACCTCACTGGCTCAGCCACCACCGCTACCTCGTTTGCCGCCCCCCCCAAAGTTTCACCCCCCCTCTCCCACCACACCCTGCCCAACGGACAGCCCACTGTGCTCACACCTCGGAGAGACAG CTCCTCCCATGAGGAGACACCAGGCTCCCACCCCCTCTACGGACACGGAGAGTGTAAGTGGCCAGGCTGCGAGACCCTGTGTGAAGACCTCGGCCAGTTTATCAA acaCCTCAACACAGAGCACGCCCTGGATGACCGGAGCACAGCCCAGTGCCGGGTGCAGATGCAGGTGGTACAACAGCTGGAGATCCAG CTCGCCAAGGAGAGTGAGAGGCTGCAGGCCATGATGGCGCACCTGCACATGCGGCCCTCCGAGCCCAAGCCCTTCAGCCAGCCG CTGAACCCGGTCCCTGGCTCCTCCTCATTCTCCAAGGTGACCGTGTCTGCAGCAGACTCCTTCCCAGATGGTCTCGTGCACCCCCCCACCTCGGCCGCTGCCCCTGTCACCCCCCTACGGCCCCCCGGCCTCAGCTCTGCCTCCCTGCACAGCGGGGGCCCCGCCCGGCGGAGGAGCAGCGACAAGTTCTGCTCCCCCATCTCCTCAG AGCTGGCCCAGAATCACGAGTTCTACAAGAACGCCGACGTCAGGCCCCCCTTCACCTACGCCTCCCTCATCCGCCAG GCCATTCTGGAAACCCCCGACAGGCAGCTGACCCTGAATGAGATCTATAACTGGTTCACCAGGATGTTCGCCTATTTCCGGAGAAACACTGCCACCTGGAAG AATGCTGTGCGGCACAACCTCAGCCTGCACAAGTGCTTCGTGCGCGTGGAGAACGTCAAGGGCGCCGTGTGGACCGTGGATGAGCGCGAGTATCAGAAACGGAGGCCGCCAAAGATGACGGG AAGACCTGGATTCAGATGCACCTCTGCGTCTCACTGGCTGGGTGAGCTTGG GAGCCCCACCCTGGTGAAGAACATGATCTCGGGCCTCAGTTACGGAGCACTTAACGCCAGCTACCAG GCCGCCCTGGCCGAGAGCAGCTTCCCCCTCCTCAACAGCCCTGGCATGCTGAACCCGGGCTCCGCCAGCAGCCTCCTTCCACTCAGCCACGACGACGTGGGCACCTCCGTGGAGCCGCTGCCCAGCAATGGTAGCAGCAGCCCCCCtcgcctctccccaccccagtaCAG CCACCAGGTGCAGGTGAAAGAGGAGCCGGCCGAGGCAGAGGAAGACCGGCGGCCAGGCCCCGCCCTgggcccccccaaccccagcaccGCGGGGCCTCCAGAAGACAGGGACCTGGAGGAGGAGCTGCCAGGAGAGGAACTGTCCTAA